The Papaver somniferum cultivar HN1 chromosome 6, ASM357369v1, whole genome shotgun sequence genome segment AAGTCAGGGATTCGATCCCCACCGTGATAGAGATTTATATTTAATTAGTTGTATAGCGGGGTTTGACGGGGTTGAGTCTACCAGTGGGGCTAGTCCAACTGGCTGGATTTGGGTAGTGGTCTGGATTGGGCTttagcctatcaaaaaaaaaaataaaaaaatttgagagTAACTATGTGCACCGGCGGGTGCATATTCCTCCCCTCCTCATTTGTTGGGGATAACAGAGATTTCTTCCGAGTTTCCAGGGAATATATTCTCTtcattttctctttattcttCATCTTCTGTATTTCTCTCTCTCCCTGTTAACTTTGTTTAACAATGGCAGTCCATGAAATCATAGGTCTATACGCAAACTAATATCAAAAAATTATGCACATAATCAACAGAATAACGTTTTCATAAGCGAATAATAACAATGACAGTCCATTTAATCATAGGTTTATATGCAATCAAATATCAAAAATTTATGAGCATAATCAACGGAATCACAATTCTCATACATACGAATCAACCCATTTTGTTCAAAACATAggattctcttttctttttttttttgatcgctAATAGGATTCTCATCCAAGCTTAGTCATCAACTAATATATTTGATGACCATGGTGATAATTATCACTGAATTCAGTATTTTAAAACAGAAGAGAATAAACATAGCTTTAATGGGTCTGttttctcaataaaaactttATACTCGTAGTGTTCCAAATGAATGAAGATTGATTAGGAGAATAATTAAAGAGATATGTTGAGCATAACCAAGATCAATATACTTCTTTTGATTTACTAAGAAGATGCAGAAGGCAACGAGAGAGCAATACATAAGACCGCACATTAGAACAAGGggaaagcatatatatatatatatatatggtattaatGGAGTTTGTCTTTTCCGATGTATTTCTGGTTTTCCGAAACGACTGAAAGTAATTTTGATTTAAAAAATCGACAAATGAGGAGGGAGGATTGTGCACCCCCGTTAAATCCAGGGTGCATAAAATCGGACTCTTTTCGTTTGAAGAAACATTAATTCGAAAAATTATTGTTCGATACTTTCCATTGATCTGATTATTTGTAGGGAGATAGTAGAGATTACATACCAAGGtcaaacaaaaaatatattttggaCGAGAACTAAGTTTTGGCGCACAACAAAACACGATTGCCACCACTGCAGATCTATATAATATATATAGCTCCCATCAGCCATAACTTAGCCAACCACTAGGAATGGGAAAATATTGCATGATTTATATGGGATGACACCCCTCTTACGATGGGAGTATCATTTGGTCGATCCAATGGTTAGGAATGCTTCATATTTTTTTGTCCTGTATGAAATAGTATTTCTAATAGGAGTGGCATCAGCCCATATAAATGAAATTTTGCCACTATAATGGCTCCTCATTGTTAAATttcatacaaaataaaaaatatatgtgCACAATGGTACTTGTTTAGTTGTGTCAAATTTTCGAAATAACTAATCTAAACTGACGATCTCAATTAAATAATGCCAAAAATAACGATTCACATGAAATACTTTTTAGtacggaaaatgagtcatttgttcaaatttttttaaagcacggttcaaatggacaagtaaaaaatagtttggatgaaatggccaaaaaaaaaaaaaagatagaaaggatgaaactggattcatcctagcttaaattttaaaaatagcaaggatgaaactggatacatcctgtgtaaattaaaaataagaaaaaatatttgaaaatgggcacgatgaaactggttacatcctgcctatttttacatttttgtccatttaaacagtatcaaaatttaactgttcatttcacccaggaattattgatttcggtctttttaaccaattttgtgaataaaaaaAAAGGTTCCGCCCTTCGACAGATTTCTTTTTTGGGTATGACATAGGGTGGTTTGTTTAGAGCTATGTATCCGAAACCAGACACGAGACAACCGATGGGGTAAAAAGTTTCTCGGCAGGCGCAGCAGCGGCCTTTAGTCATAAAGTGGTAGTATATATATAGATAAGAAGTCAGGGTTAGGATACTTGTACTTATCTCGACCGTAAGACGGAGCGGATTTCTAGTCGTATTTACAATAAGAGGCTTTAGCCTTTTCACTTCccccaaatcaaaatcttctgaGTAAACCAAACCATGGattccgaaaccctaatttcatcttctgCTCCCCCGAATCAATTAGATCATCATCCTGATTCAGAAACCCTAGCTCCTCCTCCAGAAACCCTAGCTACAGATCCCGAAACAGCAAATcgagaagaagagcaacaacagAATCAATTGGTATCTCAAAACGGCGGTGGTAATAGTGGCGGTGGTGCGAGTGAGAAAGATGGTTCAggaggtggtgaagaagaaacaaacagtaGAAGGAAACGTCGGAGTAGATGGGATCCACCGACTGAATCTGAAAACGCTGAATCTGGAACTCGAAAGAGGAAATCTCGTTGGGCAGATGATGATCCAAAACCAGTAATTCAACTTCCAGATTTCATGAAGGAATTTACAGGTACTATGGATCTTGATCCAGAAGTTCAAGGTCTTAATATACGATTGTTAGAAATTAGTAGATTATTATCATCTGGATTATCATTAGATGACCGTCCTGAAGGTGCTCGTTCACCGTCCCCTGAACCTATTTATGATAATATGGGTGTTAGAATTAATACTAGAGAATATCGTAATCGGGAACGATTGACAAAAGAACGGTCCGATATTATCAGTCAGCTGATTAAACGAAACCCTGCGTTTAAGCCTCCAGCTGATTACCGTCCTCCTAAGCTTCAGAAGAAGTTGTATATCCCTATGAAGGAGTATCCAGGGTACAATTTTATTGGTCTTATCATTGGTCCAAGGGGAAATACACAGAAGAGAATGGAAAAGGAGACTGGTGCAAAGATTGTTATCCGTGGTAAGGGTTCGATTAAGGAAGGAAGGTTACAGCAGAAACGTGATTTGAAACCCGATCCTGCTGAGAACGAAGATTTACATGTGTTGGTTGAAGCTGACACTCAGGATGCACTTGAGGCTGCTGCAGGGATGGTGGAGAAGTTGTTGCAGCCAGTTGATGAGGTGCTTAATGAGCATAAGAGGCAGCAGCTGAGGGAACTTGCTGCTTTGAATGGAACCATAAGGGATGAAGAATATTGTAGGCTGTGTGGTGAACCTGGTCATCGTCAGTATGCTTGTCCTGCTCGTACCTCAACTTTTAAGAGTGATGTTCTCTGTAAAATATGTGGAGACGGAGGTCATCCTACCATCGATTGTCCCATGAAAGGCACTACTGGAAAGAAAATGGATGATGAATACCAAAATTTCCTGGCAGAATTAGGTGGTAGTGGTCCTGAATCAATGACTAAACCAAATTCAGCAGTAGCTCTTCTCGGGGCTGGGTCTAATAGTTCAGGCAGTGTTCCTCCATGGCAAAGTGGTAACAACTCCGGAGGTGGGGGTATTGGGTCTGCAACACAACCAGGTTTGATGACAAATGGAGCCAAGACCGGGAAGGATTATGATGATACAAATTTGTACATTGGGTATCTGCCACcgaatcttgatgatgattcgTTAATTCGTCTGTTCCAACCCTTTGGCGATATTGTGATGGCTAAGGTTATCAAGGATCGGGCGACAAATGTAAGCAAAGGTTATGGTTTTGTGAAGTATTCTGATGTTGCACAGGCGAATCAAGCTATTGCTAGTATGAATGGCTATCCTCTAGAGGGGAGAGTGATTGCTGTTAGGGTTGCAGGTAAACCTCCTCCGCCTGCAGTGCCATCTGGACCTCCAGCTCACAAGATGCCTACTTACCCTGCTCAAGATCAGGGAGGATATGCTTCTCAGCAATATTCATCTGGTGGACCTCTTCCGAATGCACCCCATAGTGGCTACATGGCGGCACCAGTTCCTTGGGGGCCACCTCCTCCTTATGCTCCCTATCCCCCACCACCTCCTGGTGCTAATATGTACAATCCTGTGCAAGGTCAATCTATGCCACCTTATGGTGCACCATATCCTCCAGCACACCAAACCACACCTCCTGGTGCTGCACCATCTCATAGTACAGCTAGTGACGGGCAACAGAGCTTCCCCCCTGGTGTTCAATCCCAAAATACTCAACCCGCACCTTCTAGTATGTATGGAATGCCTCCAAATCCCTCATACCCCCCACCAAATTACCCCCCACCAAATTACCCATCTTATTATGCTGTGCCTCCTCCTCCTGTATCACATTCAATGGGTGACCATACACAAAACGTGGCTGCTGTTCCTTGGGCCTCAAATCCACCAGCACCTCCACCTGATTCATCTGCCGAGCAGACATCTTCCGGTGTTGAGGCTGAGTATGAGAAGTTCATGGGGGATCTGAAATGAAGCGGTTCGGATCTTGAGATCGTAAGCAATTCCAATTCTACCTTTGCAATTTTTTTAATGGATCTTACTTTTTCATGCATTTATTTGCTAGTCCTAATGATAGATGACCAAGGGAGCAACTAGGGTTCGTATAAATTGTTTCTAGCTAATGATTAGTGCTTTAACGTGTTGCTGGCAATTGATTTTAGCAGAGACAAATTAAATCGCAGAGTCCTGCATGATGCTGTCTGGAGTTCCTTCTTTTTTGAATAGCTTCTAGTTCTCGACCATGTGCATTACTGTTTCTCATATATCACTCTTTTGACTCTTCTTGCTATCATTGTACTTTTCTGGCAGGCGTGAGATTATTTGGAGCTGTTGTGAACCTGCTTTCTTACCTATTGCTATGACACAACTTGTTGGAAGTTTCAGACTCACATCATTAACTTTGTTGTGCTATTATGAAAAATGCAGAGTCTGGCTGGGCAAAGTTTTACTGCTGCTTCCTCCTGAAGGCCTTATGATGCTAACAGTTTCTTTGCTTTATTCCTTTTATGAATATGGGGGACTAATTGCTGATGATTTGGTGTTTTTTTGAGATGGGTTTTCACTTAGTTTCTTGGTTAATATTTATCTTTGATCTTGTTGGCTTAATGATAGCTCTGGTTCTGTATTAGCTACTAAATCAGCTGTTAGTGTGGGGTACGTGCAGAAAACTCTTTTCGCATAACTATTGATTCTAGCTTATATTTCCCTTTTAATTACATTGGTGTCTGATGAGGTTCTGAAGTTATTTGTGGCAGGGCGATGGATGTGCTTCTGTAGTGCTAGTAGTTTTGACCCTATGAATTTTTAAGTAGTCctctcataaataaataaataaacttctaTAGATAGTATTATTCTTTTTGGCCAGTGACTGATGTTTGGGTTTTGTTAAGAAGAAAACAGAAATACTTTCTTCTTTCAACTTCTTAAAAGAGACCCGTATCTctggttttgaaattagggagaTAAATCTTTGATGATTACTTATTGGGTAAATCTCCAAGTAGTAAGAAATTTTTTAAATCAGCATGAAGGGGTTGTATCGTCATTTGCTGATGTTACTGTTTGATGGGTTCTGTAACTTCTGTTCAAGTAGATGTGGTACTCGTTGGTCATCACATTTTACCTCGAAGAGAACTTTGCATGCTTTTGTGTCGGGAATCCTGGGACGGAGACTCAAATGTCCTGAACTGCAGGGTTCACAATTAGTTGCAGCAGACAACGATGTTGTGTTGATGGAATGGTTGTAAAATCCTGCTAGTTCATAGCTGGAAAAGAAACCAATCCCTTAGAGATAGGTATTACCAAGAACCAGATTAAGTGCCGTGCCTTTCAAAGTTTCCTCTGCTTTTTTGGAATCTGTGGGACAGGAGATTACCCTGGTTACGCTGCAATTCGTTGGTTGATTTCAGGTACTGATACGGGTTTCAATGGTAATGGTGCTAATGGAGAAAAATGCTTGTTGCCAGCATTGATTTGGTTCCAACGCGTGCTGATGGTGAAAAGTGCTTGTTGCCAGCATCGATTTGATCCTTTGACCTCAACTTGCTCACTTTGGTCTAGTaaaatttaaataagataaactgCTTGATAGAGCAAATTTGCTTGAACTAGAGAGATGGAtctactatttttttttaatcaatgaAAAGAGCAAACActtctcttctgaaaatccatgTTACGTCGATTTAACTAAACTGCTTGATAAAGTATTTCGGTGATAATTTTAGTGGCTTCTCACTTTATAAAATCCAATTAACGGCATGAGAGAAGTAAAATGCGAGTATGTAAACTTCTAACGGCTTCTTTGATGGATGGGTGAGTTGTGCAAAATTCGTAATAGAAAATTTCTTGTTGGCGGGTGGGCTACATTTACATagtctttctttctttttggttttggttttgaaaccTTCTGCTAGTGGTGAGCATGGGTGGGTATAGACCGGTTTttgcctcatccgcatccaatccattgcatttaaatttggcatccgcatccaatctagATCTAACGGATTTGCATTCAACGGATGGACGAATTGGATGCAGATTATGCAATGGATTTGTTTAAGTTAAAATCTAACACAAATGACTCTttataaaacctacatatccTATGTGTATACAAATATAAAATGCCATGTACCACACCCCAAGCGAATATCTCAAAATTTCCTAAATGATCCATAGTATTTTCCagaactatataaatgcccttaattTAACGGTTATGGATGTTCAACGGATTTTCATAATTGTATCCGGGCCACATCCGTTattcgttggatttcaaaaattctatcagcatccaacccattaacaaacggtccgggcatccatccgcaaaagaactgttggtcccggttaaatccgtgGATTACGgaccaaatgctcacccctacctTCTGTTGGGTTACTTTCACATAGTTACATTAGCCCAATGTAATCAATTCCGGATTTCGGTTCGTCTAGGCCAGGACCGAGGCACTGAGATAATTTTATGTCGGGGATATTTTGGGTGAGGTTTACGGTGAAATCTCATAGTAACTaccaaaaatttgggacaatTTTGTCAGGGAGATTCTAGGTGAGGTTCTCCGTGAAATCTCAGAGCGACTACCAAAAATCCGTTTCGAATTTTATACATACTAATTTCTCACCCGTGCGACGGGTTGTTGATGcatattttaaaattatttttattaaaaccaaaaaatattaaaacactaATAAAAATGCAATCCTAACTCTAAAAACTAATTGAATTCGTAGTAATATAAAAATCCaatcaaaatgaaaatgaaaatcatgagcttttaatattttctttgatttctgaaactaatgtTTTTACTTTTGCTTTGAATTTAACATATTCATGCCTCTTTTGGTCCACCCAATCATTATTTCATTAGTACAGGTATCACCGAGCTTGTCATACATTATAGTTTCAAAAAATGTTCTTTTAGAAACTTTAGATTTTATGAATTCCTCTATCTCAGTTATGTCATGTGGTTATGTTGGTAttttgttataattgtgatgtaCATGGAAGTTTTTAGCTTAAGGGTCTTCTTCTTAATTTTCTTCTCGCCAAATTAATCTAAATTTTTTTTACATGCAAATCATCAAATAGGCGACAAATTCTAGTAACGTATGCTGGTTGTTAGCTTTGAACCTTTCCCAGTTGATCAACCACCTAATAGGGTAAAGAAATCTCTAAAGTATGGTGACTCTGGTTCTTAGCTAATTATGTAGCTTGTATAGTATATTTGAATCCAAAACATCCCCATCTTGCAAGAATATATAGTAAAATTGGTATTTTCAACTGGATATGGAGAACTTAAGGTAAGTTGTCAATTGCCATATATCCTTTCAATAACAAAAGAACGGACATTTACCaattaaacaaatcttaaaaaccTTTGGGTACTCATCCTCTAAGTCTCTTTAATACTGTTGCGGTGTTTTCCAAAACAATTTTGGATAATTATCTGATGACCGGTGAATAGTTGGGAATATACAATGTGGATAAAATATAATGATTAGAAAAAGTCTTATAGAACCATTTGACTGCTTAAAATAAAGATAAATTGGAtgtttaaaatatataaaaaaagctTTATACGTTTTACTGATAATCTTAGAACATTcactaaactttttttttgtacaaaAAAAATGCAAACTGGTAGCTCTCGATTTAAATATAGGTAAATTTCTTATTGACTTATTTAAAAGATCTCCAATTTTCTTGTTACTCAAATTCGAACAATATTATCAAACATGTCCTAATCAGCAAAGATCATGAAGTAATAATGTCATGTCAACGTTAAATGAAATATGACATCTTAGTTGTCTTTGTGGTTCAATGATTCCTAAAACAATAATCAATAATACCGTGATTAACCAGTGATAATAGGGATTTAGTTATTCATCAAACTTCATGTACCATGATATTCCAAACTTTCTACAGTTTTCATGGTCTGTATAATTTTACAACACTAACTAAGCTATCGACCTGACCATCATTATTAACATtgcttcagaagaaaaaaaatcaccatcaacattatcCCTCAACTCCTTCCTTGtgctaaaaaaacaaaacaaaaacgttATAAACacataaattataaagataacatAACATCGTGAAGATTGAAATTGAGAATTGGTGATACAGTtatgtcaaaaaaataaataaaattaatgcAACAAATCctgcaaatacaaaaaaaaatgtatccATCACCAGCCACTTCAATGCACTGTTCTGGCTCAAACAGGCATCCATGCCAATACCA includes the following:
- the LOC113286824 gene encoding splicing factor-like protein 1, encoding MDSETLISSSAPPNQLDHHPDSETLAPPPETLATDPETANREEEQQQNQLVSQNGGGNSGGGASEKDGSGGGEEETNSRRKRRSRWDPPTESENAESGTRKRKSRWADDDPKPVIQLPDFMKEFTGTMDLDPEVQGLNIRLLEISRLLSSGLSLDDRPEGARSPSPEPIYDNMGVRINTREYRNRERLTKERSDIISQLIKRNPAFKPPADYRPPKLQKKLYIPMKEYPGYNFIGLIIGPRGNTQKRMEKETGAKIVIRGKGSIKEGRLQQKRDLKPDPAENEDLHVLVEADTQDALEAAAGMVEKLLQPVDEVLNEHKRQQLRELAALNGTIRDEEYCRLCGEPGHRQYACPARTSTFKSDVLCKICGDGGHPTIDCPMKGTTGKKMDDEYQNFLAELGGSGPESMTKPNSAVALLGAGSNSSGSVPPWQSGNNSGGGGIGSATQPGLMTNGAKTGKDYDDTNLYIGYLPPNLDDDSLIRLFQPFGDIVMAKVIKDRATNVSKGYGFVKYSDVAQANQAIASMNGYPLEGRVIAVRVAGKPPPPAVPSGPPAHKMPTYPAQDQGGYASQQYSSGGPLPNAPHSGYMAAPVPWGPPPPYAPYPPPPPGANMYNPVQGQSMPPYGAPYPPAHQTTPPGAAPSHSTASDGQQSFPPGVQSQNTQPAPSSMYGMPPNPSYPPPNYPPPNYPSYYAVPPPPVSHSMGDHTQNVAAVPWASNPPAPPPDSSAEQTSSGVEAEYEKFMGDLK